Proteins encoded within one genomic window of Gigantopelta aegis isolate Gae_Host chromosome 2, Gae_host_genome, whole genome shotgun sequence:
- the LOC121383337 gene encoding uncharacterized protein LOC121383337 isoform X2 encodes MKPEDGTLCGNKKWCYDGRCRYSSWAPEINDCSLGDISTNCKKDQCPVYSVTQRMNCCQTCPQALKENMTDLTENLKTTSIYIPTSTKKTETARTTTRLSPVSFTATSDPGVTQAATSLSSEPRSTTSRPVSKTLSSATKNSPRTLTTTSSDGSTIQRRENGGGSGSKADQNVGLITGTSIAAVLIVGTAILVTVVCVVRHRFSKSRTVSLSNQPANAIRSVWKGENSCFMTPQHILNYEQ; translated from the exons ATGAAGCCAGAAGATGGCACGTTGTGTGGTAATAAAAAG TGGTGTTACGATGGTCGATGCCGATACTCTTCTTGGGCTCCAGAAATAAACG ATTGTTCGCTGGGTGATATTTCCACTAATTGCAAAAAGGATCAATGCCCAGTTTATTCCGTGACACAAAGGATGAACTGTTGTCAGACATGTCCACAAGCTTTGAAAGAAAATATGACAGATTTAACGGAGAATCTCAAAACGACATCCATTTATATTCCAACATCAACAAAAAAGACTGAAACAGCGCGGACGACAACGAGGCTTTCACCAGTATCTTTTACAGCAACATCAGACCCTGGGGTCACGCAGGCAGCTACATCACTGTCTTCAGAACCTAGAAGCACGACGTCACGTCCTGTTAGCAAGACTCTGTCTTCTGCTACAAAGAATTCGCCAAGAACACTTACCACGACTTCAAGTGACGGGTCTACAATTCAAAGAAGGGAGAATGGAGGAGGTTCTGGATCAAAAGCTGATCAAAATGTTG GTCTAATAACCGGAACATCCATTGCAGCAGTACTTATTGTTGGTACAGCTATCCTCGTCACTGTGGTGTGTGTCGTCCGGCATCGATTTTCGAAGTCGAGAACGGTTTCATTGTCCAATCAACCAGCAAATGCA